From one Anabas testudineus chromosome 18, fAnaTes1.2, whole genome shotgun sequence genomic stretch:
- the LOC113155740 gene encoding uncharacterized protein LOC113155740 isoform X2, with translation MTSSQWIFFLCLTSLLHHVAAEDQINLTAEPGDTVTLPCGVHSNISIIVVEWSRTDLETEYVYLQRGSRSESFKQHESFKNRVELKDREKKDGDVSLILRNVTFNDTGTYECRVVQRRTNHRKRSILDSDPINTINLRVEPGDAAGRKDGGDKRGHVGLIVAVSLTVVVLVVASLVVFLLYRKGHRGQDSY, from the exons atgacGTCTTCACAGTGGATTTTCTTCCTTTGTCTGACTTCTTTGCTTCACCACGTTGCTGCTGAAG accAGATAAACCTCACAGCTGAACCTGGAGACACAGTCACTCTGCCATGTGGAGTTCACAGTAACATCAGTATTATAGTTGTGGAGTGGAGCAGAACTGATCTGGAGACAGAATATGTCTATTTACAGAGGGGCAGTAGGTCTGAATCATTCAAACAACATGAATCATTTAAGAAccgagtggagctgaaggacagagagaagaaggatgGAGACGTGTCTTTGATTCTGAGGAATGTGACATTCAATGACACTGGAACGTATGAGTGTCGTGTCGTCCAGAGAagaacaaaccacaggaagagaTCCATTTTAGACAGTGACcccatcaacaccatcaacctgagagttgaaccag GTGATGCAGCTGGAcgcaaggatggaggagacaagagaGGACATGTTGGACTGATAGTTGCTGTGTCACttactgttgttgttcttgttgttgctagtttagttgtttttttgttgtatagaaaaggtcacagaggacaggattcatactaa
- the LOC113155744 gene encoding butyrophilin-like protein 2 isoform X1, with protein MTSSQWILFFCLITCLLHHAAAEEQYEIKAEPGEDVTLQCQDPRKVSIELIKWSKPDLKSEKYVYLFRDGSMCIPCQLECYRDRVELKDPEMKDGDASVILKNVNINDTGTYECYVGHGQDVQLISIINLIVEPDVTAKPGEDVTLQCQGPRDEAVLMLRWTRADLTAEDGYVFFMREKHLSYEKYQLESYRGRVEMKDPEMKDGDVSVILKNVNINDAGTYECYVGHGGSYLKVFNTINLTVEPGTNKDGGDEDGGDEDGGNTTLNVVVVLVLFLVVGIVGFWFYKKQRGPTDQSSYQQPPEQRTELQTVQTDSAAESSSPAPFKQQ; from the exons ATGACGTCTTCACAGtggattttattcttttgtCTGATCACATGTTTGCTTCACCACGCTGCTGCTGAAG AACAATATGAGATTAAAGCTGAACCTGGAGAAGACGTCACTCTTCAGTGTCAGGATCCCAGAAAAGTTTCCATTGAACTCATAAAGTGGAGTAAACCTGACCTGAAGTCAGAGAAGTATGTTTACTTATTCAGAGACGGCAGCATGTGCATCCCATGCCAGCTTGAATGTTATCGTGAtcgagtggagctgaaagatccagagatgaaggacggagacgcatcagtgattctgaagaacgtcaacatcaatgatactggaacatatgagtgttatGTTGGACATGGACAAGATGTTCAGCTAATCAGCATCATCAACCTGAtagttgaaccag ACGTAACAGCAAAACCTGGAGAGGACGTCACTCTGCAGTGTCAGGGGCCCAGAGATGaagctgttttaatgttgaGGTGGACGAGAGCTGATCTGACGGCAGAGGACGGCTACGTCTTCTTtatgagagaaaaacatttgtcataTGAAAAGTACCAGCTTGAATCTTATCGAGGTCGAGTGGAGAtgaaagatccagagatgaaggacggagacgtgtctgtgattctgaagaacgtcaaCATCAATGATgctggaacatatgagtgttatGTTGGACATGGAGGAAGCTACCTGAAGGTCttcaacaccatcaacctgacagtcgaaccag gtaccaacaaggatggaggagatgaGGATGGAGGAGACGAGGATGGAGGAAACACCACACTAAATGTTGTAGTggtacttgttttgtttcttgttgttggtATTGTTGGATTTTGgttctataaaaaacaaagaggaccCACAGACCAGTCTTCATACCAACAACCTCCTGAACAAAGAACTGAACTTCAAACAGTCCAaactgactctgctgctgaatcttcttctcctgctccttttaaacaacaatga
- the LOC113155744 gene encoding butyrophilin-like protein 2 isoform X3, whose protein sequence is MTSSQWILFFCLITCLLHHAAAEEQYEIKAEPGEDVTLQCQDPRKVSIELIKWSKPDLKSEKYVYLFRDGSMCIPCQLECYRDRVELKDPEMKDGDASVILKNVNINDTGTYECYVGHGQDVQLISIINLIVEPGTNKDGGDEDGGDEDGGNTTLNVVVVLVLFLVVGIVGFWFYKKQRGPTDQSSYQQPPEQRTELQTVQTDSAAESSSPAPFKQQ, encoded by the exons ATGACGTCTTCACAGtggattttattcttttgtCTGATCACATGTTTGCTTCACCACGCTGCTGCTGAAG AACAATATGAGATTAAAGCTGAACCTGGAGAAGACGTCACTCTTCAGTGTCAGGATCCCAGAAAAGTTTCCATTGAACTCATAAAGTGGAGTAAACCTGACCTGAAGTCAGAGAAGTATGTTTACTTATTCAGAGACGGCAGCATGTGCATCCCATGCCAGCTTGAATGTTATCGTGAtcgagtggagctgaaagatccagagatgaaggacggagacgcatcagtgattctgaagaacgtcaacatcaatgatactggaacatatgagtgttatGTTGGACATGGACAAGATGTTCAGCTAATCAGCATCATCAACCTGAtagttgaaccag gtaccaacaaggatggaggagatgaGGATGGAGGAGACGAGGATGGAGGAAACACCACACTAAATGTTGTAGTggtacttgttttgtttcttgttgttggtATTGTTGGATTTTGgttctataaaaaacaaagaggaccCACAGACCAGTCTTCATACCAACAACCTCCTGAACAAAGAACTGAACTTCAAACAGTCCAaactgactctgctgctgaatcttcttctcctgctccttttaaacaacaatga
- the LOC113155744 gene encoding polymeric immunoglobulin receptor-like isoform X2, with translation MCIPCQLECYRDRVELKDPEMKDGDASVILKNVNINDTGTYECYVGHGQDVQLISIINLIVEPDVTAKPGEDVTLQCQGPRDEAVLMLRWTRADLTAEDGYVFFMREKHLSYEKYQLESYRGRVEMKDPEMKDGDVSVILKNVNINDAGTYECYVGHGGSYLKVFNTINLTVEPGTNKDGGDEDGGDEDGGNTTLNVVVVLVLFLVVGIVGFWFYKKQRGPTDQSSYQQPPEQRTELQTVQTDSAAESSSPAPFKQQ, from the exons ATGTGCATCCCATGCCAGCTTGAATGTTATCGTGAtcgagtggagctgaaagatccagagatgaaggacggagacgcatcagtgattctgaagaacgtcaacatcaatgatactggaacatatgagtgttatGTTGGACATGGACAAGATGTTCAGCTAATCAGCATCATCAACCTGAtagttgaaccag ACGTAACAGCAAAACCTGGAGAGGACGTCACTCTGCAGTGTCAGGGGCCCAGAGATGaagctgttttaatgttgaGGTGGACGAGAGCTGATCTGACGGCAGAGGACGGCTACGTCTTCTTtatgagagaaaaacatttgtcataTGAAAAGTACCAGCTTGAATCTTATCGAGGTCGAGTGGAGAtgaaagatccagagatgaaggacggagacgtgtctgtgattctgaagaacgtcaaCATCAATGATgctggaacatatgagtgttatGTTGGACATGGAGGAAGCTACCTGAAGGTCttcaacaccatcaacctgacagtcgaaccag gtaccaacaaggatggaggagatgaGGATGGAGGAGACGAGGATGGAGGAAACACCACACTAAATGTTGTAGTggtacttgttttgtttcttgttgttggtATTGTTGGATTTTGgttctataaaaaacaaagaggaccCACAGACCAGTCTTCATACCAACAACCTCCTGAACAAAGAACTGAACTTCAAACAGTCCAaactgactctgctgctgaatcttcttctcctgctccttttaaacaacaatga